A genomic region of Homo sapiens chromosome 4, GRCh38.p14 Primary Assembly contains the following coding sequences:
- the MAB21L2 gene encoding protein mab-21-like 2 codes for MIAAQAKLVYQLNKYYTERCQARKAAIAKTIREVCKVVSDVLKEVEVQEPRFISSLSEIDARYEGLEVISPTEFEVVLYLNQMGVFNFVDDGSLPGCAVLKLSDGRKRSMSLWVEFITASGYLSARKIRSRFQTLVAQAVDKCSYRDVVKMIADTSEVKLRIRERYVVQITPAFKCTGIWPRSAAQWPMPHIPWPGPNRVAEVKAEGFNLLSKECYSLTGKQSSAESDAWVLQFGEAENRLLMGGCRNKCLSVLKTLRDRHLELPGQPLNNYHMKTLLLYECEKHPRETDWDESCLGDRLNGILLQLISCLQCRRCPHYFLPNLDLFQGKPHSALESAAKQTWRLAREILTNPKSLDKL; via the coding sequence ATGATCGCCGCTCAGGCCAAGCTGGTTTACCAGCTCAATAAGTACTACACTGAGCGCTGTCAGGCGCGCAAGGCGGCCATCGCCAAAACCATCCGAGAGGTCTGTAAGGTGGTCTCGGACGTGCTCAAGGAAGTGGAGGTGCAGGAGCCTCGCTTCATCAGCTCCTTGAGCGAGATCGATGCCCGCTACGAGGGGCTCGAGGTCATTTCGCCCACCGAATTTGAGGTGGTGCTCTACCTAAACCAGATGGGCGTCTTCAACTTCGTGGACGACGGCTCGCTGCCCGGCTGCGCAGTGCTCAAACTGAGCGATGGGCGGAAGCGGAGCATGTCTCTCTGGGTCGAGTTCATCACGGCGTCGGGCTATCTCTCAGCGCGTAAGATCCGCTCGCGTTTCCAGACGCTGGTGGCCCAGGCGGTGGACAAGTGCAGCTATCGGGATGTGGTCAAGATGATCGCGGACACCAGCGAGGTCAAGTTGCGCATCAGGGAGCGCTATGTGGTGCAAATCACTCCGGCGTTCAAGTGCACCGGGATCTGGCCTCGCAGCGCGGCACAGTGGCCTATGCCCCACATCCCTTGGCCCGGCCCCAATCGGGTGGCCGAGGTCAAGGCCGAAGGGTTCAACTTGCTCTCGAAGGAGTGCTACTCGCTGACCGGCAAGCAGAGCTCGGCAGAGAGCGACGCCTGGGTGCTACAGTTCGGGGAGGCGGAGAACCGCCTGCTGATGGGCGGCTGCCGAAACAAGTGCCTCTCAGTGCTGAAGACTCTGCGGGACCGCCACCTGGAGCTACCCGGCCAGCCGCTCAACAACTACCACATGAAGACGCTGCTGCTGTACGAGTGCGAGAAACACCCACGAGAAACGGACTGGGACGAGTCGTGCCTGGGCGACCGGCTCAACGGCATCCTGCTGCAGCTCATCTCCTGCCTGCAGTGCCGCCGCTGCCCTCACTACTTTCTGCCCAACCTCGACCTCTTTCAGGGCAAGCCCCATTCGGCCCTGGAGAGCGCTGCCAAGCAGACCTGGAGGTTGGCCAGGGAAATTCTCACCAATCCCAAAAGCCTGGACAAACTATAG